The sequence below is a genomic window from Chitinivibrionales bacterium.
CCATCACCTTTATATCCTACGTTGAAAATGCTTATTATATTCATGCCGGTAATGCCGGCATGCGTGGGGTGAGTGGTAAGCTTTGAGCGTTTTTTTTTATTGGCAGTTGAGATGGAGTTTACAATTTAAAAACCATTATGTGCAAAAAACGGTGTTTTCCTTGGGGTTTTCAGGCTCGTAGTCGGTATGTCTGTAGAAAAAAATAAGAGAAAAACCCTCCTGAGGTTCGTAGAACCGGCATGTCTGTAAGCTACAACCCAAATGATCAGGGAAGGGGATGAATGCATTTGGAAAGGGATTCCATCCCTTTGTATCCCTTCTGTGGAAAATGCTTGATTATAGCTATGCGCCGGAGCGCATAGAGGGGAGTTATGAAACAGGTTTCATTGCGGGGAATGGTTTGTTCGAGAAATGAATCGCGGGCTTGCTAAAGTGCTTAAAAGTCGGTTTGAATACATAGTTTATTTTGTAAACCCCACAGTGCTGAGCAAAACAGTGCGCTAAGGAGAGCTTAATCGGGTAGAAAATATTGGAATTAGCGATTGGGAGATGGGAACGGGGGGCGACCCGGACATTTGTGCGCTGCCCTTAAACTTCAAAAATGCATTAAGCTTTTCTGACCAGTCGTTCATGGTCATAGGGATGCCTTTTTCTGCCTGGCTTTCCGCATAATCAAGGTACATGGTCACAATTCTATTGAGAAATTTTATCTCTTTTCCGTTGAGATAATTCTTTGCGATAACAACATCCGACTTGATGATTTTGCCATCCGGTGCTTTCTTCCAGGTGGTAAGTCCCATGTGTTCTTTTTTATGGTTTGCCCGATTTACGATCACTTCTGCGGAAGTGTTGCCATGGGTTGCAAAGTGAAGTTTATTTTGTACGATAGCGAAAAAGGTTTTCGTTGTCGGCGAGTGTGGGTCGTAATCAATGGCTGTAGCGTAAATATCGGTAATTTGCTGATAGAAATTCCGTTCGCTTTCGCGGATATCCCGAATTTCCAGAATCAAATCCCTGAAGTATTGCTTACTCAAATAGGCGCCATTTTTAAGGCGAATATCGTCTAAAACATAGCCGCGAAGAGTAAAATCTTTTAAAACCTGATTTGCCCAGCGTCGGAAATTAGTAGCCCGTTCGGAATTAACCCTGAACCCGGTGGCGATAATTGCCTCAAGGCCGTAATGATCAACATCCCGGCTTACCTCACGGGTACCCTCAGTTTGAACTATTCGAAATTTTCGAATAGTTGCCCCTGGTTCCAGTTCCTGCGTCTTAAAAATCTCCTTGAGATGATAATTTATGGTGTTGACCTCGATATCAAACAATTTCGCAATCAGTTTCTGGGTCAGCCAGACATTTTCATCCTCAACAGCGCATCCATTCGTGCCATTGTCAATAAAGATTTTAATATACTAATCAGCGCTTTGCGAAACAATAAATAGCATTCAATATTTAGAATTGGCCCGGTTTACACATATTAGCCTGCAAAGGTTATGTAATAAGCCTTAATAAAGCAAATCACCTGCAAATAGTCCCACAAGCCGGATCGGGTAGACATGCGAAATCATTTAAGTGCTTAAAATCTCATTTTTCAGGCACATTGCTTCCTTAAACCCGGATTTATGGGGGTAAAATCGGGCTCTAAGGAGGTGGTTAATCGTTTAGAAAAGCGGGGAATTGGGGATTGTAGAGCGGAAAGGGGATTTTGCGTGGTCCGACCCGAATATCCGAAATATCCCAATCATTGCCCAGGCACTATGGTCCCTTTTATATTGCTCAAAATGCCTGGTTCACGATATAAAACAATAGAGCACCGAAATAATTGGCAAAATGCCTCCTTTTCTATCTCCTTTGTCATGCTGCATAATATATATTTATGTAAGTGTCTGAAAGGGAGGTGTGCGATGCGTTTGAGCCGGATGTGTCTTCGGTTGGCCAGTTTGTGTGCGGTCATTGCTTCTGGATGGTCATCGGCCGCAAGTTCGATCGATCTTACGGGGACGGTGAAGAATACCGTCAATGAACCCATTGCGGGAGCGGTCACTCGTATCGAAGGGACCGGTATTATCGATACCGCCGACCAGAACGGTAACTTCCATCTGACGGGTGAAGCATTGGCCCACGTGCGCAGAGTGGGACAAGCGCGTCGCGCGGGTGGCCTGTTCGCGGGAGCGTTTGACAACATACACAAATCGGGTTTGCACGTGAAAATCAGCTCGCCCGCCGGTCGCTCAATCGCACATCAAGTCGTCAAACAGGGCGAACGATTCGACAGATTTCAGCTCGATGCGATGATGCACGGGCGCCCCAGCGGTCTCTACTTCATGGAGGTGTCGGGAGACGGTGCACACTATACGGCCCCGGTGCTTCAGTTCGCACACAGGTGGGAATTGCAGACTGCGTCACAGCGTGTTCTGCAGGCCGGAAAACGGAGTACGCAGAGCGCCTCGGCGGGCCGGTTGGTCGTGACTGCCGCGGGATACCACGCGAAGCATGTTACCCTGTCGACGCTTGAAGGCTCATTGGGGACAATCGTGCTCAGTGAGTTATCCGGTGAAACGTTTGTGCCCGGCCGGGACACGCTGGATCTTTCATCAGGGAACAGGCTCCAGCAGCCGGTTGAGGAACTGCCGGGGTTCGGCGATGTTGGTGTGGGAGAGGGTGACGGAATACCTGGCGTGCCTGAGCAACCGACGGTAGACGCAACGGAACACGGCGTTATTGCCAACGACGGGCAGGATGACACGGATGCGCTGCAGAGTGCGGTCGATGCGCTGGTGGGGCGTGCCGGTGCATCGGCGAGCAATCCCGCGGTCATACAGCTTCCGCCGGGGCGAATACTCCTGACAAAGGAAGTGGTGATCGAGGCTGATCATGTGGTGATTCGCGGGGCGGGAAGCACGCGCGGAGACCCCCAGTCGACGACGGTCGTGCTTCGTCCGGGGGCGGACATGCGATACGATAAGATCGACGCCGACGGTGTACCGGATATCGAGGCGATGATCTTCAGCGGCAACTCGATGGGCTGGAACTGGCCGGGGCGGGGGACGTTTCGCGTGCAGACCCGTGATGTAGCCGACAACTACCAGGATGAGCACGCGGATGCTCCAGTGAATCGGAAGGATATCTACGAGGGAAGTGTCAATTTTCATTGGACCGCCGGGCACAGTGTCGATCAGAGCACTGCGTTTCCCGCCCGGAGCGGCGACCGGGTCATTCCACTTGACGAGTCGGTGAATGGCTCTGAAATGGAAGCGATCGAAGTTGGATCGTACGTGTGGGTCGGGGCCGCCAATTCCGAGAAGATGTACCAGGAGCAGCATGTGCCGCGGGAATACTGGAAACGTCTGCACATGAAGATTCAGATACACAAAGTTGTTTCTGTCAACGCCAGTGCGAAAAGCATCACGATCGATACGCCCCTGGAGTTCGATATCCCCGCCAACAGTGGTTCCGACGGCTCGACACCGATCGGTAGTTCCAAGCCGTACCCAAGCCGCGTGGCGCCGCTCAAGGTCGTGACCGGTGTCGGGTTTGAGGACTTCGTCCTGACGATGGATCTGGAGGGGTTGCCCAGGCTTGACGGGGGCACGTATTCCTATACGCCGCATCAGGCAACCGGCAACTACGGAAACATGGCGCCTGAGTATGCGATGCATGGCTTGGTGTTCAAGTGGGCGGTTGATTGCTGGGTAAGAAATGTGAGCACCTACATGACCGGATCTCATCCTGTCGTAACCGAACAGGCACGCGGTATACAGGTGGTGCACTCAAGATTTGACGGCAGTTGGAACAAGGGGGGCGGCGGTAATGGGTATTTTCGCTTGTCGAGAGCATGGAATTGTCTGGTGCATGGGTGTGTTCTGCGCAACCTTCGCCACCTGACCCTCCAGTGGTCTTCATCGGGTAACGTAATCATCGGCAATGACATGGACTGTGAAATCAATTTTCACGGCGGATGGGAACGCCACAATCTGGTCGAGAACAATCTCATTCGTATTCCCTACACGCATGCACACTCAAATTGCACGATCGGGTGTGATCATATCGGCGCCGCGGGGACGGGTGAATCGTGGTATCCCCTGTACTGGTCGACTGGCCCGAAGGCGGGGAAATGGGCCGGAGCGACCGGGCCGCGCAACATCCTGTTCAATAATGTAATGCAGAAACAGACAACCGCCGATGGTCCCTACGAGGACTACGCGCCATACTATGGGTCCGATGGATCGAGCAGGGGAGTGATCTTCCTTCTGGGTTGGGACCGCCAAACCAATGCCGGTTCCCATTGGGTGCACCTGCACAACGACGGTGCGATTCTGCAGGATTGGGCCGGCAACGAAACGATAGACTATTCACAGGATCCCCACAAAGGAGTGAACGCACGTCTTCGCTACGAGGGCGCTTCGTTGTTTCTGGAGAACAGTCTCGTGGCGATGCCGCCGGAGTAACAATGTCGTTTCACCGGGACTTGTATGGGTTTTGAATTAATCAGCTGAAAAGAAAGGGCACGAGATGTTACGAGGGATATTCAGCGCGACACTTGTATTCGTATTTGTTGGTTCCGTGACGGCAAGAATTCTGCATGTAAATGAATCCGATCTGCTTGTGGGGACCGTGCGAACCGCACAGGCAGGCGATACGGTCATTGTCGCTCCAGGAGTATACACCGGAGATATCGACCAGAGCGGAGATCCGGGTACACTTCCAAACGGTAAAGGATTCTTCTGGATCGGCAACGACGGCACGGAGAGCGATCCCATCGTGCTGGTCGCATCGAGTCGGGACGACCCGCCTGTCCTCCAGGGTAGTTCCATCGACAGCGGGTATGTCCTGCATGTTACCGGCGAGTATGTCGTAGTGAAAAACATTATCCTGCGCAATGCCGACAAGGGCGTGGTGTTCGACAATGCCTCTCACGGTATTATCGAAGACTGTACGATATACAACACCGGCTCCGAGTTGTTGCATGTGCGTGACGGCAGCAGCAATGTCACGATCAGCCGCAATCATCTCTATGGTTCCGGCAACGGCGGACGCGGCAGCATCGGTGAGGGTATCTATATCGGCACGGATCAAGCCCGGTGGGGCACCGACGACCAGCCGCAATCTACCTGGGGAGAAAAGGCGATCGAGGAGGGGTACGGCGGATACGATTGGCGGGTGTATGATACGCGCGTGCTCTGCAACTATCTCAGCGGAGGAATTTCGGCCGAACTACTCG
It includes:
- a CDS encoding cell filamentation protein Fic, with the translated sequence MKIFIDNGTNGCAVEDENVWLTQKLIAKLFDIEVNTINYHLKEIFKTQELEPGATIRKFRIVQTEGTREVSRDVDHYGLEAIIATGFRVNSERATNFRRWANQVLKDFTLRGYVLDDIRLKNGAYLSKQYFRDLILEIRDIRESERNFYQQITDIYATAIDYDPHSPTTKTFFAIVQNKLHFATHGNTSAEVIVNRANHKKEHMGLTTWKKAPDGKIIKSDVVIAKNYLNGKEIKFLNRIVTMYLDYAESQAEKGIPMTMNDWSEKLNAFLKFKGSAQMSGSPPVPISQSLIPIFSTRLSSP